In the Oryza glaberrima chromosome 6, OglaRS2, whole genome shotgun sequence genome, one interval contains:
- the LOC127776093 gene encoding FCS-Like Zinc finger 1-like has protein sequence MEEIAGGGSPPAMEEEESYVEVASRFYRVKPGAGGGGGGGRRLHFLESCFLCKSSIAGDRDIFMYRGDAAFCSDDCRQEQMDMDEALQAVARRHRLRSSAAPASAEAAAAAPARSPMMHRRPTIANFAARTPVAATS, from the exons ATGGAAGAGATCGCCGGTggtggctcgccgccggcgatggaggaggaggagagttaTGTGGAGGTGGCGTCGAGGTTCTACCGCGTGAAgcccggtgccggcggcggcggcggcggcggccgccgtctcCACTTCCTCGAGTCGTGCTTCCTCTGCAAGAGCAgcatcgccggcgaccgcgacaTCTTCATGTACAG AGGGGATGCAGCGTTCTGCAGCGACGACTGCAGGCAGGAGCAGATGGACATGGACGAGGCGCTGCAGGCGGTggcgcgccgccatcgcctccgttcgtcggcggcgccggcttccgccgaggcagcggcggcggcgccggcgaggtctcCGATGATGCACCGCCGGCCGACCATCGCCAACTTCGCGGCACGCACTCCAGTGGCCGCCACCAGCTAG